The DNA region TCGATGGGATTAAGGTCAGGGCTGTAGGGGGTGGCGTCGCCTTAACCGAGCGTAAGACGCGATAGTTGCTTCGGGGTGAATTTCACGCCTCAATCGGCAAGCAGATTTCCCGCCAGGTCGTGATGGCGTGGGCCCGGAGTTGGCGATGACCGGCAGCGGTCAGGTGTTTTCGATGAAGATGGAAAAGATTGGCGATCTGGCCATGGGTTGAGATGAAGCACTGGCATTGTCGCGCCGACTTGAACCGCATCATGCGGCGCTCTCGTCGTCGCACAGGAAGGTGTGAATTCTCGGCGCGGTTGTTGAGCCCTTTGTGTGAACGATGCTCGACGCCCGGCATGATCTCCCGCTTTACTGCATCGTAAGAGCGCAGCTTGTCCGTTACCATCACGCGTGGCGTGATGCCCTGGCTCTTCAGCAGCTTTCGCATCAGCCGAAGAGCGGCCTTTCTGTTTCTGCAGCTTTGCAGCAGAGCATCGAGAACGTAGCCGTCAGCATCAACGGCGCGCCACAGCCAGTACTTCTTGCCTTTGATGGAGACGACCATCTCATCGAGATGCCACTTGTCAGCAAAGTTGCCGCGCGAGCGTCGCCGAAGTTGATCGGCGAATTGGCGGCCGAACTTTGCGGCCCATTCGCAGACAGTCTGAAACGAGACATCGATCCCGCGTTCCGCAAGCAGGTCTTCAACATCGCGCAAGCTCAACGGGAACCGATAATAGAGCCATACCGCATGGGCGATGATCTCGGCAGGAAAGCGGTGGCGTTTGTAGCGCGCTACCGTGTCGGCGTTTGAAAGCTTTGTCATCACAGGTGGATATCACCCAGATCAATGCATATCCGTTAAGGCGACGCTACCTACGATCAACCTTCGCCTGATCAACGCGAGCGACAACCAGTACCACGTCGTCCCCTTCAAATTCATCGGGGTGGCGCGTGAATTCCCGACCGCGCCACGGGATTCCTTCCTGGTGGCGAATTCAGCCTACATCGCCAAGATGAGCGGGACGAACGTCTCCGAATACGTTCTTATGCGCGCGACAGGTGACCCCGCGCAGCTCGCGAAGACGGCTAAAGCCGCTTTGGCGAGCGATCCCACGCTGCAGGTGAAGGATGTCGGCATGGCATCTCATATAATTGGCTCCAGCCTGACCGCGGTCGATCTGTCGAGCCTGACCACGACTGAACTGGCGTTCGCGGTTGCGATGGCTGCCGCGTCTGCGGGTCTGATGCTGGCCCTTGGCTTTATCGACCGCCGTCGGAGCTTTGCGATCCTGACCGCTATTGGAGCAAAGCGCGATCAACTCGGTTCGTTCCTTTGGGCTGAAGGCGCCCTTGTCGCCCTCGGTGGCACAATCTTTGGATTGCTCTCCGGGACAATGACCGCATGGATGCTGGTGAAGCTGCTCACCGGCGTGTTCGACCCGGCGCCCGATGCGTTGTCGATCCCATGGCTTTACATCGGCGCTGTCGTCACGCTGGTTATCGTATCGGTGATGGCGGCCGTGGGCTTTACAAACGTCCGGTCAGCAAGCGCCACCGTGGAAAGCTTACGCGACCTTTAACAGTCTCGTCCGGCGGCTGGGCAGTCGTCCAACCGCCATCTCCGCAAGCGCCCCCTAATTCACAGCCGGCTTACCCAGCTCTGCACATCCGACGGTCAATGCCGTGGTTAAACCAGCTCGTCTCGTCCTCGTTTCCGTACAACGAGCCAGGATGTTGTCATTGCGCAGGACATAGACTGTCGCTTGGACCGACACCGGCGTGACATGGTCGAGAAGAATTGTCTGAATCACGAAACCGTCCGAAATATAGTCGGAGAGCGTCTTGTCGACAGGTTTCCACTGATCCTGTATCTGGGCTCGTGCCGACGCTACGTGGGCCGCCCCAAGGGCGGCAAGGCCAACAACTATGATTGTACGGGCCATCGATTGGCGACCTGCAAGCATTTTGAAGGATCCTGCCTTTTTCAACCCAACCAGCGTATACGACCGCGCCACACAATGTCCTCTCAAATCGCGTATCTTCGACTGACATCGCAAGTTGCCGCGATTGACCAGCCCAGCAGGAAGGCCGCGAGACAGCGTGGTCAACATGAGCGCTCGGAACGCCGGCCGCTTCAAAGTGCCATTCCGAAATGAGGCAGCGATGCCTCAAGTCTTACGAATCGGTAACTGGCGCGCAAAGTGGCCGAGAGAACAGTGCGGCAATCTCCGTGACGAAGAGAAGGCATGGTGCCGTCTCAACAATGGAGACTAAAATGAAAAAGAACATGATTCTTGCCGCCGCCATGATCGCGGCCAGCGTCAGCGCAGCCAGCATCGGTGTCGCTCTCGCCGACAATCACGGCTCGAAAAACGAAGCCGCTGAAATCCAGTCCATGCTGGGCGCCAAGATCACCGCCGTACAGGCCGCCCAGGCAGCCGAGGTCAAAGCCGGCGGCAAGGCAGCGTCGGTGTCGTTCGAAGGCGAGAACGGAAAGCCGTTCTACGAAGTCGAGATCGTGACCACCGACGAGATGCGGCAGGATGTTTCCGTCGACGCGACCTCCGGCGAAGTGACCAAGATGGCCGCTGCTCAGGAAGACGAGCAGTCCGGTCAGAATGGCGACGAGAACGGGGAGTCAGAGAACGGCGAGTCGGGCGAGAACGTCCAGCAGTAACGCCGACGCTGTTGTCAACTCGCGTCGAGCGGCGTCCGAGACAACCTCGGACGCCGCTCATGTTCGGGAAATTCCGCGAGCGGGATTGCGCCTCATTATGGCCCGAATAACGGAGCCATCTTCCTGACAGTCTCTGCATGCACCGGCCCACCACCTTGCCGTCCACGTCAAGGCAGCAAATAAGGTCGTGGTGCCGTGGCGCTTGTAGTCATACGTCATGATTCGGGCGCGGCCGCGCCTCATTGGGAGCCCGGGATGAACGCGGTCGAGCGCCTGGATCTGGCTCTTCTCATCGATGGACAGGAATACGGCGCCAGCGTCCGGAAGCTCTTCCAGATGACGACAGGTCCGAATATCGATCAACGATATCCGATGCCCATCACATAGTCGCGCAGCAATAACTCCTCGTCTTCCGACTCATGCAGAAGTGCCTGAAGCGCGACCCGCGCATTAAGCACACCTATCGGCCGTGCCTCATCGTCAGTGATCGGAACGTTCTTCAATCCGTGCTCCTTCATCTGCGACCAGACGTCGTTCAAGCCATCGCCGGGGCGGCAGACGACAACGTCCCGGGTCATCACCAATGAAGCCGCCGTTGCGCAAATGGTCCCTTGGCAGTGGCTGATCTGACTGACGACATCGGTCTTCGTAATGACCCCCGCCAGTACACCGGTGGGACTGCAGATGACGACGAGATCGGTCCCGGCACCAAGAAGCTTTGCCGCCTCGATCAGCGGCGCGTCATCCGCAATCATGACCAGCTTCTCGCGCGCTGCCGGCAATACTCTCTCCACGAACATCACTTCTCCTTCCGGTCATATCGCGGCATTGAGCGTCCTTGTCGGAGGTCGATGCAAACCTTGCCCATCGATACCATACGCCCCTCATGCATCATCCGCTCAGCCGCCGAAGGCGATGCGTAAGGTGGCAATGACGCCGGAGGCAGCGAAAGCAAAGCAGCCAAGGCGGACCGCTACCACGATTGGGAGCTTAGCGCCGGTGTGAACGTAGTCCTCGACTACTACCTGGAGGCCGAGCGCAGTATGGTAGAAGAGCGCGATCAGCAACAGCACCATGAAGGTTGTCGCGAACGGCGTTCCAAGCCAGGCGATGAAGGCGGCATAGTCGCTGCCGCTGTGCGCGATGATCGAAGCGACGAACCACAGCGTCAGAGGCACGAGAGCGACCGCCGATACGCGCTCCATCCACCACTGTTGGGAGCCATGCTTGGCCGAGCCAAGCCCGACGGCTCGAGACCGCGGCGAGCGCGTGTCCTGACGATCCATCGGCTCTACCCCGCCACAAAGTAGCTGACAACCCATGCTGCCACGGTGAGCCCGCCGCTCGCTACCACCACCGCCCATCCCGAGATATAGATCGAACGCAGCTCGAAGCCGTGAACGGTGTCCCAAACGAGATGCCGGACGCCGCCGCACAGATGCAGAAAGAAGGCAAAGGTGAATCCGAACAGCACGATCTGCCCGAGCCAAGATGTGATGGCGCCTTGCACGACGGAATAGGGCTGGGGGCCCGCAGCCGCCGCGACCAGCCAGATGACCAGCACAACGGCGCCGGCGCTCAACGCGACGCCGGTGATCCGGTTTGCGATCGAAAGGACCGACGTTAACTGCGGGCGATAGATCTGGATATTGGGAGAAAGCGGTCGGATCCGCTTTTCCGTGGAATTGGGGAGCATCGTTTTTCCAGTTCTGAGGCGATTTAGATTTGCCGTTCGATCACCATCTTTTTGATCTCGGCGATTGCTTTTCCGGGATTCAGCCCCTTGGGACAAGTCCGGGTGCAGTTCAGAATGGTGTGGCATCGGTAGAGGCGGAACGGGTCTTCCAGATTATCTAGCCGTTCTCCCGTCGCCTCGTCCCGGCTATCGGCCAGCCAGCGGTAGGCTTGGAGCAAAACGGCGGGTCCGAGGAAGCGATCGCCATTCCACCAATGACTCGGGCACCCGGACGTGCAGCAAAAGCAGAGGATGCATTCGTAGTAGCCGTCGACCTTGGATCGTTCTTCAGGGGACTGAAGCCGCTCCCTCTCGGGATTCGGCGTCTTCGACTGAAGCCAGGGCTCGATCATCTCATACTGCGCGAAGAGATGCGTGGTGTCGGGAACCAGATCCTTGATGATCCTCATATTGGCCAGAGGGTAGATCGTCGCCGGCGTGCCCATGTCAGAAATGAACCTCGTGCAGGCCAGCCAATTCGTACCATCCATGTTCATGGAGCAGGAACCGCAGACGCCCTCCCGGCACGAGCGGCGGAAGGTGAGCGTCGGATCCACCTTGTTCTTGATCCAAATAAGCGCGTCGAGAACCATCGGCCCGCAGTCTTCGAGATCGACTTCGAACGTATCGAGGCGCGGGTTGCGATCGGCATCGGGATCATACCGATAGACTTCGAAAGTCTTCACGCGCGTGGCGCCGGCAGGAGCCGGCCATTTCCGTCCTCGCTCAATCCGCGATTCCGGCGCAACGTTGAAGTTCCTCGGGACCGGAAATCGCTTGAATAGCGTGGCGCGCGGCACTTGATCCGACGATTCAATGATCATCGGTAGCGCCTTGCCTTCGGCTGGAGGCACGAGCAGCGTGGCGCGTGGCAATTCATCCGACGGCTTGACAGTCATCGTTCGCTCTTTGCCTTGGGCTGGGGTTGTTCGCCCGGCCTGTGCATCGAGGCCGGAAGATTTCGCTCGCCGAAGTTAACTGACGAACGTTGGTGCACGTTCCCAGCCTCGTCGACGATCAGGCGGAAGCGCCGGCTTGCCGAAAAGAAAGTCAGCCGACAGAGGCCGTCATCCTCGTCGACCCCTCGCTCGCATAGGCTGGTAATCTTCCCTTCGCGCATCTGAGTCTGGACAAGCGAAGGCGCGATCCCAAGACCCTCTCCGACAATCGTCGCATCGACCTGAATGGCAGCGTCTTCGAACTCAATCTTTGGCATTTCAAGCTCCATTTACGCGACCGATCGCAGACGCGGCCGATCCGAGGATTTGTTTAGGACGGTTCTCCGCTGTGGAAGCGAGAAGCCCGCTCGACCAGATCAACCATGTGGTCCGCCGCACGAGTGGTCAGCGGATGAGGTATGAAGCCTGGCCTCGGAGATATATAGGGTGCCATTTCGCGAGCCAGCTCGAGCTGACGATCCGACGCGCCGGCGAGCAGGGCAATAACCAGGTTCTCCAGGGCGATGACCCGGATGTGGAGCGACACTAACTCCGCTTCGCCCATGTTCGGAACCGGAGCTGGATCGTTCGACGCCGGAGCTTTCTGTGGGCCATCTGGCCCGGCGCCACCCTCGTTGTCCCACCTGGAAAGCGCTCGTTGCCGCAACAGCGAGGCGTCGGGCGGATTGGAGTCCGGGTGCGTCATTCAGCTATTCCCTTCGAAGGCGTCTCGGTGACGCTCTGCTCTGCCTTGCACCAAACATCGAGAAGCAAGGTCCAGATCGGCGCCATCGCGTACCGAGGCGTGTTCATAATCCAGCGTGCCGATCAACGTCGAAACACCATGTCCAGAACGTCCGGAGTTTCGTCGCGTGCATCAGTCAGTGTCGCCGATCGCAGAGGGCTCGAAAAGCTCTTCCTCGCGTTGCGGGCCGTGCGGCTGTTCCGGACTGTAGGAATGGGTCGCCCTCTCTTCGGGCGTTGCATCGCCCTCCGCGCCAAAGAACGTGGCGTGTAGACCCCAGTAGCTCGACGCCACCACCACAAGCGCCATCGTGAGGCCCGCCGGTACGGCGACCAGTCGCCGCTTCTGATGCGCCGGCGCCGGTGCGATCGCTTCGGAGGCGTAATCCCTTCGAATGGGATCGACGGCGATCAGAACAAGGGCGGCCATGATCATCGCGTGGCCGACGAGATCGATGCGCCCGAACGGGTAAACGGCAGTGGTGAAGATCACGAGCAGCGAGATCGCTGACAGACGCCGCACCAGCGGGCTCCAGATCAGTCCGAAACCAAGCGTGAATTCAGCGATGCCGGCCATTGGAATGAACACGTCCCGCGGCAGCCCGAAGGTGAGGAACGGCCGCTCCTCGACCAGCGGGTAGAACCAGCTCGGATAGGCGAACTTCTCAAGGCTCGACCACATGAGTGCGATCGCCACGCCCCAGAAAAGGACGGTGAACCGCTTCTCGTGCCAGCGAGGGTTGTCGAGCGAGGCCAGAAGCAGATAGCCGGCGACGCCGACGCCGAGGGCGAGATAGTCGAGAAGATGAAAAAGTTCGTAGTCGCGCAGCGCGATCAACCAGAGGACAATAATACCCGCAGCCGAAAACGGCATGGTCTTGCGCGAGAAGATGCCTGCGGCGATGGCCAACTGTGCCCACGACACCAGCTCCGACGGCGTCTTCAGATCCGGCGTCAGATAGACGCCGCCTACGGCGAAGACCGCGACGAAGAAGGCGGCCGTCGTGGCCCGCATGAAATCGTCCGCCCGCCGCGCCCCCGGCCCAGTCAAGCGATCAAGGCCGGCGAGCACGGTTTGACCCAACGCGCGGAGTTCGACGACGATCGTGGCCAGAAGGAAGAGCAGAACCAGAATGATTCCGGTCCAGAACCAGGTGTTTGTCAGTGTCTCGCTGATCGGCTGCGGAGCTGCGTCGACGATATAGGGAGCAAACCACTTGACATGGGCCTCTGCCGCTCCGGACGAAATAGCGATCGCTCCGGCCGCCGAGAGGACGGTGATGGGAACGCGTTGCATGGCAGCGCCTTTGATCCGACTTGCGCTCGCCCGTGCAGCTGGCGGATTTTCAAAGAGCATAGCGTGTTATCCAGAAGCTGGCGACGATACAGGCTGTGATCGTCAGACGCGGCAAGGTGAATGATTTCGAGGTCCCCCGCTGGCGGATATTGTGAATGGACGCTGGGCGAAAGCCTAACGGATAGAACCTTAACCTGCATTTGCAAGATGGCCAACGTTTCCATGCTAGCCAGTCGTATTGGAGGAAACGACGAATTTGCGCCGATCTTCAACTAACTTAAGGCCTGTTGAGATTCGTCGCGGACAGGGCAGGGCGGCTCCACATGCAGTTTTATTAAACCGTACAAGTTCCAGTGACGGGAAGGTCAAGAGGAATACGTGACCACTGCCGCGTTTGTGAGTATGATGATCGCCAAGTCTCGCATGGCGCAACTGCAACGCTGTCGGCTCAGCCGCATAACCCCTTGTTCAAAAAGGCGCCGCGAACACAAAATAGGCCTTGACCTTCCAGTCGTGGGAAAGTGCAAACGTGTATGCACCACCGTTTTAAACCGGAGTTGCATCATGAATAATTCTTCACTTTCCGCTCCTGGCGGGACTATCCGCCAGTTCTCAATCGAGGGCATGACCTGCGCGTCATGCTTCGGCCGGGTAGAGCGCGCCATCGCTAAATTGCCGGATGTGTCCAAGGCATCCGTCAATCTCGCGACCGAGCGCGCAGAAGTCACCTTCGCAGGAGCGCCGGATGTCGGCGCTGTCGTGCAGGCCATCGCGGACGCCGGCTATTCCGTGCCGGAGGACAAGGTCGAACTCTCCGTCGAAGGAATGACTTGCGCGTCCTGCGTCGGCCGGATCGAAAAGGCGCTGAGGGCCGTACCGGGCGTGACCGACGCTTCGGTCAACCTCGCCACGGAACGCGCGGCTGTCCGCTATCTGCGCGGCGTGGTAGATATCGGCAGCCTGATCGGGGCCGTCCGCGCCGCCGGCTACGAAGCGCGCGCCGCTTCGACCGAAACCGGGAATCAGGAGCAGGAAGCCCGTGCGGCCGAGATGACGCGGCTGCAGCGCAGCCTCGCTGTCGCGGCGGCGCTGACGCTGCCGATCGTCGTCCTCGAAATGGGATCGCATTTCGTGCCCGCCATCCACGATTTTGTCATGAACAACATCGAGATGCGACAGAGCTGGTTCGTCCAATTCGCTCTGGCTTCCTTGGTGCTGTTCGGGCCGGGCCTGCGTTTTTATCAGAAAGGCGTTCCAGCGCTGTTTCGCTTCGCGCCCGACATGAACTCCCTGGTCGCCCTCGGCACGATCGCGGCCTGGGGCTATTCGGTCGTGGCGACATTTGCGCCGCAAACCCTCCCGGCCGGAACCGCCAATGTCTATTATGAGGCGGCGGCCGTGATCGTGACGCTGATCCTGCTCGGCCGCTTTCTGGAGGCGCGGGCCAAGGGGCGCACTAGCGAAGCCATCAAACGGCTGGTCGGGCTTGCGCCCAAGACCGCCCGCATCGTCCGCGACGGCCAGAGCCTCGAACTTGCGATCGAGGAGGTGCGGGTCGGCGACATCGTCCTTGTCAGGCCGGGCGAAAAGGTGCCGGTAGACGGCGAAGTCGTCGAGGGCTCGTCCTTCGTCGATGAATCCATGATCACAGGCGAGCCCATGCCCGTCTCCAAGGGAGAGGGTGCGCAGGTTGTCGGCGCCACCATCAACAAGACGGGAAGCTTCTCCTATCGGGCGACCAAGGTCGGTGCGGACACCGTGCTGGCGCAGATCATCCGGATGGTGGAGCAGGCGCAGGGCGCAAAGCTGCCGATCCAGGCGCTCGTCGACAAGGTGACGATGTGGTTCGTGCCAGCCGTCATCGCGGTGGCTGCGCTCACCTTCCTCGTTTGGCTCGTGTTTGGGCCGGAGCCTGCGCTCACCTTCGCGCTGGTCAACGCTGTGGCGGTGCTGATCATCGCCTGCCCGTGCGCCATGGGGCTCGCCACGCCGACCTCGATCATGGTCGGGACAGGGCGCGCCGCCGAGATGGGGGTGCTGTTCCGCAAGGGCGACGCGCTCCAGACGCTCCGGGACGCCGAGGTGATCGCTGTCGACAAGACAGGCACGCTGACCTGCGGCCGGCCGGAGCTGACCGACCTGGTGACCGTTCAAGGGCTGGACCGCAACGAGGTATTGGCTCTGGTCGCTTCGGTGGAGACACGCTCCGAGCACCCCATTGGGGAAGCTATCGTCGAGGCGGCCGGACGTCGGGGGCTAACGCTCGAAGCCGCCCACGGCTTCGAAGCCACACCGGGCTATGGAGTGCAAGCGATGGTCGGCCGCCGCAAGGTCGAGGTCGGCGCGGATCGCCTGATGGCGAAGCTCGGCCATGATCTGTCCGTGTTCGCCGATGCCGCGCGCCGGTTGGGCGAAGAGGGGAAGTCGCCGCTTTATGCGGCGATCGACGGCAGGCTGGCGGCAATCATCGCGGTCTCCGATCCGGTTCGGGAAACCACGCCGGAAGCGATCAAGGCGCTGCATGCGCTGGGACTGAAGGTGGCGATGATCACCGGCGACAACCGCCGCACCGCCGAGGCGATCGCGCGCCGGCTTGGCATCGACGAGGTGATCGCCGAGGTGCTTCCGGACGGCAAGGTCGACGCCGTGAAGCGGCTCGCCGCCAACTGCCGCAAGATCGCCTTTGTCGGCGACGGCATCAACGATGCGCCCGCACTGGCCCAGGCCGATGTCGGCATCGCCATCGGCACCGGCACGGATGTGGCGATAGAATCGGCCGACGTAGTGCTGATGTCGGGAGACCTGCGCGGCGTGGCGAACGCGATCGCGCTGTCCAAGGCGACGATCCGCAACATCAAGCAGAACCTGTTTTGGGCCTTTGCTTATAACGTGCTGCTGATCCCCGTCGCCGCCGGCCTGCTCTACCCGGCCTATGGCTGGCTGTTGTCGCCGATGCTCGCTGCGGGCGCGATGGCGTTCTCCAGCATCTTCGTTCTGTCGAACGCGCTGCGCCTGAAGGCCTTCCGCCAGCCACTCGGGCGCGGCGAAAGCGCTCCCGCGGTCGGCGAGACGCAGCTCGCCCCTGCTGAATGAATGTGGAGCCGCCGCCAGGCGGCTCCCTCATCCCATCCCGATTTTCGAAGGCAAAAGCCATGTCCAGCCATCACCATCCCTGGATCGAGATTTTTTCCACTCCGACCTGCCCCGATTGCCGCGCGCTGAAGGCATGGCTCGAAAGCCAGGGCATCCCCTTCGTCGAGCGCGACCTCCGCGACCCGGCGATCGCCGAGGAGGCCAAGCGCCGCACCGGCGTCCGCGTGGCGCCGATCACCATCGTCGCCGGCGACGTGTTTTACGGCACCTTCCCGCAACAGAAACCCCGGATCGCGGCCGCTCTCGGCCTCATCCAAGCCGCCTGAGAGGAGATACTTCCATGCCGAAAGTCTTCATTCCGCAGGCCGGACGCAGCCTCGAAGTCAATAACGGCCAGACGATCCTGCTCGCTGCGCTCGCCGCCGGCATTCAGTACCCGCACGGCTGCAAATCGGGACGCTGCGGCTCCTGCAAATCGCGCCTTGTCAGCGGCGAGGTCGCCCTTTTGCCCCACACGCCGTTCGCGCTCTCTCCGGAGGAGCGGGCGGACGGGGACTGATCCTTGCCTGCCGGGCGCAGCCGCTCACCGACGCTACAGTCGCCTGGCTCGGAGGCGCCGACGAGATCGCCGATATCCCGGTCTGCCGGTTCGAAGGCGCCATCGCGGCGGTGGAGGATGCGACCCACGACATCAAGCTGATCCGGGTCCGACTCGACGATCGCGGCGCTTTCACCTTTAGGGCCGGGCAGTATGCCCGCTTGTTCTACCCGGGCGCGCCGTCCCGCGACTATTCGGTCGCGAGCCGGCCGGACGAGGAACTGGTGGAGTTCCATGTCCGGCGTGTTCCCGAAGGCGCGGCGAGCCAGCGAATCTGGGCGCGCGCCGCAGTCGGGGACAGGATCGCCATCGAAGGTCCGCTCGGCTCAGCTTTCCTGCGGGAGAAGCATTCCGGCCCGATCCTCGGTATCGCCGGCGGCTCGGGCCTGGCGCCGGTCAAGGCGATGGCCGAGACCGCGCTCGCCAGGGGCATGGGCCATCCGATCCGCATCTATTTCGGCGCGCGATCGGAGCGCGACCTCTATCTGCTCGACCGGTTCGCCGCGCTGACGGAAAGGCACGCAAACCTCAGCTTCGTCCCGGTCCTGTCGGAGGATTCCGGCTCAAGCTTCCGGCCGGGCTACGTCTCCGACGCGGTCGCGGCCGACCTCGGCGATCTCGACGGCTGGAAAGCCTACCTGGCAGGTCCGCCAGCAATGGTGGACGCCGCCGGACCGATACTGCTGGAACGCGGCCTTCGCGCCGCAGACATCCATGCGGACGTCTTCTACACCCCGGAACATGGCGAGAGAACCACGGTAACGCATCCGTGATCGCGTTGGGGTTTGACCTTCCAGCGACTGGAAACCCCATGTTCAAGTCCTGGCGACATGCCAAATCATATGAAGGAGACTGAAATGCTGAAATTGAACGTGCCTGACATGACCTGTGGGCACTGCGTGGGAACCGTGACGAAGGCGGTGAAGAGTGTCGATAGCAGCGCGGCTGTGACCGTGGATCTCCCGTCGAAAATCGTGACGATCGAAACTACCGCCGATGCTTCAAAAATTTCGCAGGCAGTAGAGACTGCGGGATATGCGAACAAGGCGGCCTGACAGCGGCGCCTCTGTTCGGCTCGCGCAGAGAGCCTGTTCGGAGGTAGGATCATCCGATGCTCGACAGGCTGAAATACTGGGCGCGCACGATCAAGCGTGACGTGCATGCCGTCTACCTTGCCGCCGGCGACCCTCGCACACCTTGGTATGCGAGGGCGTTGGCGCTTTGCGTTGCCGGATATGCCTTGTCGCCGATAGACTTGATCCCGGATTTCATTCCGATTTTGGGATATTTCGACGACGTGATAATCGTGCCGGTCGGCATTCTGGCCGTGGTGAAGATGATCCCGCCGGAGGTTATGGCCGAGCACCGAACTGCCGCGGCTCTCGCTGGACGGCGTCCCGCGAGCCGAACCGCCGCAGTGGTGATCGCGTGCATATGGGCAGCGTCTATCGCGCTGACGGCATGGCTCGGGTATCGCTATCTCCGCAACTGAACTTCAATCTCACAAGCGCGGTGCACAAGATGAGAACATTTATGGGAATGATCGCCGCAAACCTGATCGCAGGCCTTGCAATTGCAGCCGTCGCGGCAGGCTCGGCGGCAGGAACCGAGGCCCTCTCGGCTTCGCAACTGAAGGAGCGCACGCACATTCACGGGCTGGCCGTCGACATGCAGGATACGGAAAAGCTTCTCATCGCAACCCACCATGGGATGTTCCGCGCCGGGCCGGACGGCAAAACGGAGCTCATTTCGCCCGTGCAAGACTTCATGGGATTCACGCCCGACCCATCCGACCCGAAGACGCTTTACGCCAGCGGCCATCCGGCTGGCGGCGGCAATCTGGGCTTCATCGCTTCCACCGACAATGGCGTCACCTGGGATCAGATTTCGCCGGGAGCAAACGGTCCAGTCGACTTCCACCAGATGACGGTCAGTTCTGCCGATCCACAGGTTCTCTACGGAGCCTATGGCGCGCTCCAGGTGAGCCGCGATGCCGGGAAGACATGGTCGATCGTTGGTCCGCTGCCGGAAAAGCTGATCGACCTTGCCGCGTCGGCAAAGGATGCCGACACGCTTTACGCAGCCACGGAGGCAGGCTTGTCCGTCAGCAGGGACGGGGGTCAAAGGTGGGAAACGGTCTTGGATGGCACGCCCGTCAGTCTCGTCGAGGTGGCGGCCGATGGTTCGGTCTACGCGTTCGTGCTTGGGCGTGGCCTTGTGCGGTCCGCTGAGTCCAACATCGACTTCAAGACGATTTCCGATATCTGGGGCGAACGAATCCTGCTGCATCTCGCGGTCGACCCGGCGGACAAGAACCGGATATTCGCGGCATCTCA from Mesorhizobium sp. NBSH29 includes:
- a CDS encoding IS6 family transposase, translated to MTKLSNADTVARYKRHRFPAEIIAHAVWLYYRFPLSLRDVEDLLAERGIDVSFQTVCEWAAKFGRQFADQLRRRSRGNFADKWHLDEMVVSIKGKKYWLWRAVDADGYVLDALLQSCRNRKAALRLMRKLLKSQGITPRVMVTDKLRSYDAVKREIMPGVEHRSHKGLNNRAENSHLPVRRRERRMMRFKSARQCQCFISTHGQIANLFHLHRKHLTAAGHRQLRAHAITTWREICLPIEA
- a CDS encoding FtsX-like permease family protein; its protein translation is MSAFESFVITGGYHPDQCISVKATLPTINLRLINASDNQYHVVPFKFIGVAREFPTAPRDSFLVANSAYIAKMSGTNVSEYVLMRATGDPAQLAKTAKAALASDPTLQVKDVGMASHIIGSSLTAVDLSSLTTTELAFAVAMAAASAGLMLALGFIDRRRSFAILTAIGAKRDQLGSFLWAEGALVALGGTIFGLLSGTMTAWMLVKLLTGVFDPAPDALSIPWLYIGAVVTLVIVSVMAAVGFTNVRSASATVESLRDL
- a CDS encoding PepSY domain-containing protein — translated: MKKNMILAAAMIAASVSAASIGVALADNHGSKNEAAEIQSMLGAKITAVQAAQAAEVKAGGKAASVSFEGENGKPFYEVEIVTTDEMRQDVSVDATSGEVTKMAAAQEDEQSGQNGDENGESENGESGENVQQ
- a CDS encoding CBS domain-containing protein codes for the protein MFVERVLPAAREKLVMIADDAPLIEAAKLLGAGTDLVVICSPTGVLAGVITKTDVVSQISHCQGTICATAASLVMTRDVVVCRPGDGLNDVWSQMKEHGLKNVPITDDEARPIGVLNARVALQALLHESEDEELLLRDYVMGIGYR
- the sdhD gene encoding succinate dehydrogenase, hydrophobic membrane anchor protein; the protein is MDRQDTRSPRSRAVGLGSAKHGSQQWWMERVSAVALVPLTLWFVASIIAHSGSDYAAFIAWLGTPFATTFMVLLLIALFYHTALGLQVVVEDYVHTGAKLPIVVAVRLGCFAFAASGVIATLRIAFGG
- the sdhC gene encoding succinate dehydrogenase, cytochrome b556 subunit, which produces MLPNSTEKRIRPLSPNIQIYRPQLTSVLSIANRITGVALSAGAVVLVIWLVAAAAGPQPYSVVQGAITSWLGQIVLFGFTFAFFLHLCGGVRHLVWDTVHGFELRSIYISGWAVVVASGGLTVAAWVVSYFVAG
- a CDS encoding succinate dehydrogenase iron-sulfur subunit — its product is MTVKPSDELPRATLLVPPAEGKALPMIIESSDQVPRATLFKRFPVPRNFNVAPESRIERGRKWPAPAGATRVKTFEVYRYDPDADRNPRLDTFEVDLEDCGPMVLDALIWIKNKVDPTLTFRRSCREGVCGSCSMNMDGTNWLACTRFISDMGTPATIYPLANMRIIKDLVPDTTHLFAQYEMIEPWLQSKTPNPERERLQSPEERSKVDGYYECILCFCCTSGCPSHWWNGDRFLGPAVLLQAYRWLADSRDEATGERLDNLEDPFRLYRCHTILNCTRTCPKGLNPGKAIAEIKKMVIERQI
- a CDS encoding DUF6522 family protein codes for the protein MPKIEFEDAAIQVDATIVGEGLGIAPSLVQTQMREGKITSLCERGVDEDDGLCRLTFFSASRRFRLIVDEAGNVHQRSSVNFGERNLPASMHRPGEQPQPKAKSER